The Mercenaria mercenaria strain notata chromosome 10, MADL_Memer_1, whole genome shotgun sequence genome contains a region encoding:
- the LOC128559826 gene encoding uncharacterized protein LOC128559826: MVPGVLKERDTVNITCVVKNGRPAPKVHIKVSGTEVPSAVQKDYVNYSTSLNTNVVTMTTFERSWNRENITCCRYNEWYKVRRACSQPKQVNFLYPPSDITLEVKIDEGLQMYALCSVLDSNPACVANFSAQNGIIASERYNESVRQPLGAWNSKYAVNLNVRKDDNGKKIECSADCPNFTVVLKSTVSITVPQKAEQRFNNQDTTGFGGNSFIWIIISSCLTVVLTGVFIACLVAIKKMKTAKAKWGANQVRHSASGGGTRFVY, encoded by the exons ATGGTACCTGGGGTTTTAAAAGAAAGAGATACCGTTAATATTACTTGCGTAGTGAAAAATGGCAGGCCTGCTCCTAAAGTACATATAAAAGTTTCTGGTACGGAAGTGCCGTCTGCTGTCCAGAAGGATTATGTCAATTATTCCACctctttaaacacaaatgttgtcACCATGACAACATTCGAGCGAAGCTGGAACAGAGAAAACATAACCTGTTGTCGTTACAATGAATGGTACAAGGTCAGAAGGGCGTGCTCCCAACCAAAACAGGTCAactttttgt ATCCTCCATCTGACATCACACTAGAAGTCAAAATTGACGAAGGACTTCAAATGTACGCTTTATGTTCAGTACTTGATTCAAATCCAGCATGTGTGGCAAACTTTAGTGCTCAAAATGGAATCATTGCTTCAGAAAGGTACAACGAAAGCGTAAGACAACCACTTGGCGCATGGAATTCAAAATATGCAGTAAATTTGAATGTCAGGAAAGATGATAACGGAAAAAAGATTGAATGCTCAGCTGACTGTCCAAATTTTACTGTCGTTTTGAAAAGCACTGTCTCCATCACTGTTCCAC AGAAAGCTGAGCAACGTTTCAACAACCAGGATACAACTGGATTTGGGGGCAACTCGTTTATCTGGATCATTATAAGTTCTTGTTTAACTGTTGTCCTTACTGGTGTATTCATCGCGTGTCTAGTTGcaataaagaaaatgaagaccGCTAAAG CAAAATGGGGAGCAAATCAAGTGAGACACAGTGCAAGTGGTGGTGGAACGAggtttgtttattaa